The genomic window AAATTAACCTTAGTGGGTCACACAGATATTGTCGGGACACCTGAGTTTAATTATCAACTGTCGCTACAGCGGGCTCAAAATGTAAAACGTATTTTGGTCGAAGATTACGGCTTCGATCCAAATCGATTTACCGTGATAGGTAAAGGCATATCTGAACCCGTCGCAGATAATCGTTCCAGCGAAGGGCGCAGATTAAATCGACGAGTGCAGTTTATCGTCAATAATAAGTAATTTTTGTTAGCGTATATTTAGGGAGTTATTCAATGGAAAACCTAGAAGGTTTATTAAAGCAGGCACCGGATCTGGTCATGACCTATGGCTTAAAGATCTTATTTGCCATTATCATTTTCTTTGTTGGTAAATACTTTTCAGGCGTCGCACAAAAGTTAGTGCGCAAATTACTTAATAGCCGAAAAATCGATCCGACAGTCGTATCCTTTGTAGCGAATCTGACATGGGCCGTGGTGTTTGTATTCACAGTCATCGCGACGTTAGGGCAAATTGGGGTACAAACCGCATCATTGGTTGCCGTTATCGGTGCCGCGGGTTTAGCCGTTGGTTTAGCGCTACAAGGCTCACTGTCAAACTTCGCCTCTGGTGTGTTAATGGTATTATTCCGCCCTTGTCGCGTGGGTGATTACATTGAAGCCGCAGGCATTGCAGGAACCGTCGATGAAATTACCATTTTCTCCACTAAGCTACGCACCCCTGATAATAAGGTCATAGTTGCGCCCAACTCTTCTATCATGAATGGGACTATCACTAACTACTCTGCCTCTGAAAATCGTCGTATTGATCTGGTGATTGGTGTTTCATATTCTGCAGATATCGCATTAACCAAAAAAGTACTGACCGATATCTTAGATAACAATCAATATGTGTTAAAAGACCCAGCGTACACTGTGGGGTTAGCTGAATTAGCTAATTCATCCATCAATTTTGTTGTTCGTCCTTGGGTAAAAACCGCCGATTACTGGACGGCTCGTTTTGAGATCCTTGAACAAATCAAGAATGCACTCGATGCTGCAAATATTGAAATTCCATTCCCACAAATGGATATCCACGTGAAGCAGTTGCCAGAGAGTAAATAACGTACGCTTAACGCAAATGGCCAGTATTTACTGGCCATTTTTTATGGTTCTAAATGATATTTAGGCGTACCTTAAAGGTTAATAGTTAAATACGCACAGGGATGTTCTTGTGCAAGGAGATAAAATGCAAAAGTACATTTCATTTTTGGCCGCTAGCTGTTTTTGCAGCTTAATGCTGCTCAGCCCCAATGCCATTGCCAATGAAAAGACGCAGGTATTAATGGGCGAGAAAACCGTCACACTGGAGGGCAAATTGCCCAAACTTACCCAAATGGCGCCGGGGTTTAAAGTGGTAGATGAGCATTTTACGCCTGTTACCCTAAGTGACTTTAAAGGTAAAACTGTGCTTATCAGTGCGGTGCCAAGCTTAGATACTGGCGTATGCGCATTGCAGACGAAACGTTTTAATAGTGAAGTCAGCCATTTTTCGGATGATGTAATAATGCTGACAATTAGCGCCGATCTCCCCTTCGCACAGAAGCGTTTTTGTAAAGTTGAAAATGTAGACAAAATTAAAGTGCTATCAGATTCGGTCTGGCGTGACTTTGGTGAAAAATACGGCCTATTAATTCAAGATTACGGCTTACTGGCCCGCGCGATTTTTATTATCGACGCTGAAGGTAAATTGCAATACCAAGAATTAGTGCCAAATATTACCGAACACCCAAACTATGATGCGGCACTGGCAGCACTAAAAACCATTCAAGCTCTCCAATAATCCCCATAAAAATAGGGCTGCGAAGTGCAGCCCTATTTTTATCGTACCGTTCAGAATGCATAAATAAACTTGAATAGAAAACGGGATATCAATGCCAATATTTGATTCCCGCTATTCGAGGCGCTATTTAGATTTAGTGCGTATGTTGGTCGCTACTGGCCTGATAATCAAACGTCGGCATTGACCAGTGGTAGCGTAACGCCAACATTCTCAAACTGAAACCTAAGCTTAAACAAATCGTTAGATTGATCCATTCGGTTAACTGATAGGTTTCTAAGGTGATATACAATCCTGCCGTTAACAGTGAAGTAACAGCATAGAGTTCCTTCTTAAAAATCAACGGCACTTGATTGCATAGAATATCGCGGATCACGCCACCAAACACACCTGTGATTAGCCCCATGACCACAGCGATTGTAGGACTAAATCCGAGCATCAGGGTTTTCTGTGCGCCTACGATGGAAAATACCGCAAGACCTAAGGCATCGATGGCTAAAAATAACTTAGACAAATAGCGCATGACTGGTGCGATAGCCACAGTCAATAGAGAAGCAAAAGCAATGGCTATCAGGTAATGGACATTCTCTACCCATATCAGAGGGTAGTTACCTAATAACATATCCCTTAATGTACCGCCGCCAATCGCAGTCGCACAACCAATGATCACCACGCCGAACAAGTCCATCTGCTTACGACCCGCAGCTAAAGCCCCAGTCATTGCCTCGGC from Shewanella putrefaciens includes these protein-coding regions:
- the tpx gene encoding thiol peroxidase, whose protein sequence is MQKYISFLAASCFCSLMLLSPNAIANEKTQVLMGEKTVTLEGKLPKLTQMAPGFKVVDEHFTPVTLSDFKGKTVLISAVPSLDTGVCALQTKRFNSEVSHFSDDVIMLTISADLPFAQKRFCKVENVDKIKVLSDSVWRDFGEKYGLLIQDYGLLARAIFIIDAEGKLQYQELVPNITEHPNYDAALAALKTIQALQ
- a CDS encoding mechanosensitive ion channel family protein gives rise to the protein MENLEGLLKQAPDLVMTYGLKILFAIIIFFVGKYFSGVAQKLVRKLLNSRKIDPTVVSFVANLTWAVVFVFTVIATLGQIGVQTASLVAVIGAAGLAVGLALQGSLSNFASGVLMVLFRPCRVGDYIEAAGIAGTVDEITIFSTKLRTPDNKVIVAPNSSIMNGTITNYSASENRRIDLVIGVSYSADIALTKKVLTDILDNNQYVLKDPAYTVGLAELANSSINFVVRPWVKTADYWTARFEILEQIKNALDAANIEIPFPQMDIHVKQLPESK
- a CDS encoding trimeric intracellular cation channel family protein, producing the protein MQEAQFIGWLWLIGILAEAMTGALAAGRKQMDLFGVVIIGCATAIGGGTLRDMLLGNYPLIWVENVHYLIAIAFASLLTVAIAPVMRYLSKLFLAIDALGLAVFSIVGAQKTLMLGFSPTIAVVMGLITGVFGGVIRDILCNQVPLIFKKELYAVTSLLTAGLYITLETYQLTEWINLTICLSLGFSLRMLALRYHWSMPTFDYQASSDQHTH